The Deltaproteobacteria bacterium DNA segment ATACATCAAACCGGCTGCCCTTACTCTCCTGACTATGTACGGTGATTTTCCCTTGATGTTCTTCCACAATGCCAAACACGATAGAAAGCCCAAGGCCTGTGCCTTGCCCATTTTGCTTGGCTGAGAAAAAGGGTTCAAAAAGCTTTGCTTGTACTTCGCTACTCATCCCTAAGCCGCTATCCTGGACGCTTACCTTGATCCAAGGCAATAATTGTTGGTCTTCGAGAACTTGAGAACTGTGAAGGCTGAGCACTCCCCCGGAGGGCATCGCCTGGAGCGCATTCCGAATGAGATTGCTAAATACCTGTACCAGTTGGTCTGGATCTGCTTGTAGGAGAGGCAGATTGTCTTGAAAATCTTTGATCACCTCTACTCTACTCACTTGTTTTTCAGAAAGTCCCTCAAAAAGTTCTAAGGTTTGATGAATCAATTTATTGATATCAACCGGCGTTCTCCTCAAAGGACGACGCCTTGCAAAGGTGAGCACGTCTTCAATCATATTGCTGACCAACTTGCTTTGTCCTACGATGAGAGTTAAGTTTTTTTCTAAAACTTCTTTTTCATCAAGCTTTCTCAAACTTTGTGAGGCACGACCTTCTATCACCGAGAGAGGACTACCCATTTCGTGCGCTAGGCCCGCAGCAAATTTACCGAGCACAGCCAAATTTTCAGACTGCTTTAGTTGTCGGATGAGTGCTTCTTTTTCCTGAGACGATTTTGAGAGAACATTTTCCAATTCCTGAAGGTGACTTTCGCGTTCTTCAAACTCCTGCTTTAAAATCGAGATCTCATGCCCTTGAGATAGCTTGTTGCTTTTTTTTGAGCGACTCTGGAGTTCTTTAATCAAACCAGCGATAGGTTTATTGATATTACGCTGGATAAGAAAAAAAATGGTGGAAAGGATGAAGACATAAAACAAAATGAGCGAACTAAAGACCTTGCGTTGATAGCCCCGGTATTCGATACCCGAAGAATTAAAGGCATCATAAATTTGCAACACGCCTAGTAAATCGCCCTCTGGATTTTTTAAAGCAAAACTACAGACAACCAGGGGTTTCCCAGAATGACTGAGACGAGTCACAATCGCTTCATCCGGATCTTCGGTTTCAATTTGTTTAATCAGAGGAAGCACATTTCCAACGGGGATGTGGGTAAGACTTTTGGTCTCGTAGAAAAGCTCTCCACTTTTCATAAAGACACGCATCCCTAAAGGTTGTTCAAATACGGCGATACGATTGAGAAATTTTTTAAGGGTCGCAAAATTTTCTCCCGGAAGGTTGGCCTCCAGGATTTCCCGCATTGATTCACCAAAGGCTTCGGTACGATTGATAATTTGGTCTTCTGCATAACTTTTTTCCTGATGCAGCAAAAAATAACCGTAGATTGCCGAGGCAAGCGCACCTAGAATCAAAAAGTAGATGAGAACACGGTTTCCTAAAGTCATATAAAAGTTTTTGTAGAAAAAATCCTGAGTTTGTAGAAAAACTCTACAGCTTCTTTTCCGCAATTAACCTACACTTTTAAAAAAATCAAAGGATATTAGGGGATTAACTCAAACAGTTTTTTGGCATGCTTGCTGCGTATCACAAGCATTGTGAATTTGTTTGTTAACTTTATAAAGGAGAAAAAATATGAATAAGAAATTACTTTCTTATGCTCTCACTGCAGTAATGGCATTAAGTTTAGCGGGAAGCATACATGCAAAGGAAGAAGCCGGTAAAGCAGTAGAAAAAGCAGCTGCCACAAAGACCGAAGCAAAAACAGAAAAAGTAGCGGAAGCAAAGACCGATAAAGCAGCTGCAAAGACAGAGAAAGCTGCTGAACCCAAAGCCGAAGAAAAAACCGAAGCCCCCAAAGCCAAGAAAAAAGTAAAAAAGTCCAAGAAGAAAGCGGCCGCAACTGAAGAAGTAAAGAAGGAAGAACCCAAGAAAGAAGTCAAAAAAGAAGAACCTAAGAAGTAGTTTTTCTGACGATGTTAGGAGAGAAGAGCCGCATCTCGTATGAGATGCGGCTTTTTTTCTTTTTGGAACCTTTTAGAGCTGCCCTTAAGATTAGGTTGTCTTCCTTCCCCGTTCTTAGGTAGTGAAGACGGGTGGAAATCTTAGCCTATCGTAGTAATTTGATGATTGTCCTTTTTTACCGCGAAGTGGAACTGCTGCCTCAGTTGCGTGAAATTTTGCTGCGTCGTTGGGGCTTGCCCCACTTTGAAAGTGAGACCCAAATAGTTCAAACTCCCTCTGCCTTTCAGCAAGAAATGGGTTCCCCGCTCTCGAAAAATGTATTCTCTTTTCCAAAATTAATAGAGCCCAGCGAATTTGTCTTAATCAAGAATGCCTGCATTACCCTAGAGGAAAAATTTTGCGAGCGAGGACTAAGAAAAATAAATTTAGATGTCTGGTCTTTAGACGATTCTAAATGGGTCTACTATGCACGAAAATCCTTGCCCCATCGATTGTATCATTCCAATGGTATTCACCAGGATTTGCAACTCTTGTTTCTAAAAGAAAAACTCCAGGTTTTGCCCTGGAGTTTTACGGAAGTAAAAAATCATTCCTATGAAGAAGATCTACTGCAAATTCGAAATTTATATCTGGAAAAATTAAAAGAACTGAAACAAATTTTAGTACCCCCTTCTATTTCGAGTTTTAAATAAGGAAGAAATTATGAGACCCATTGAACGTGTCTTGGCCACCAT contains these protein-coding regions:
- a CDS encoding DUF4416 family protein, whose product is MEILAYRSNLMIVLFYREVELLPQLREILLRRWGLPHFESETQIVQTPSAFQQEMGSPLSKNVFSFPKLIEPSEFVLIKNACITLEEKFCERGLRKINLDVWSLDDSKWVYYARKSLPHRLYHSNGIHQDLQLLFLKEKLQVLPWSFTEVKNHSYEEDLLQIRNLYLEKLKELKQILVPPSISSFK